In bacterium, the following are encoded in one genomic region:
- a CDS encoding DUF2283 domain-containing protein yields the protein MKISYDRELDIMMLEVDGGTIDYAEELGSVIVHFTKEGKPVLLEILDASEILSVATKIGMRAEKEKLVEASI from the coding sequence ATGAAGATTAGTTATGACAGGGAATTAGACATTATGATGTTAGAGGTTGACGGAGGAACGATTGACTATGCAGAAGAATTAGGCTCAGTAATTGTCCACTTTACCAAAGAAGGCAAACCCGTTTTGTTAGAGATTCTTGATGCAAGCGAAATTCTCTCAGTAGCAACCAAGATAGGAATGAGGGCAGAGAAGGAAAAATTGGTTGAGGCAAGCATTTAG
- a CDS encoding DUF4258 domain-containing protein, with protein sequence MKEIRFTPHAKMKFEILKRHNFVVLEEEVKGVILKPEKREIGRKGREIAQKTISERHILRVIYEEKDRGIEVITFYPARRERYED encoded by the coding sequence ATGAAAGAAATTAGATTTACACCCCATGCAAAGATGAAGTTTGAAATTTTAAAAAGGCATAATTTTGTTGTTTTGGAAGAAGAGGTGAAAGGGGTTATTTTGAAGCCTGAAAAAAGAGAAATTGGAAGAAAAGGAAGGGAAATTGCTCAGAAAACAATTAGCGAAAGACATATTTTAAGGGTTATTTATGAAGAAAAAGATAGAGGAATAGAGGTTATCACCTTCTATCCTGCAAGGAGGGAGAGGTATGAAGATTAG